In Mytilus trossulus isolate FHL-02 chromosome 6, PNRI_Mtr1.1.1.hap1, whole genome shotgun sequence, a single window of DNA contains:
- the LOC134723808 gene encoding paramyosin-like isoform X1 codes for MALFFICIKMASNGNYIVCDSYDRTVEKTRLVRNVITEFTGNPPKDYQHIHGVKTVIENYPHPNVHSLPSSHTIPVGPGDVWEKMTDWDQLTAAEQNSNKDFLLERFAVDDLELAYDEFYPKYGKLPTVHDYRVFILNWEGRRHKKRSLAQMKQDLETKDDNIHQLSNRESNLRLALDHTVMHSVNQQGQINNLLSDNESLHDENSVLTTQRNQLSNDVRDLRDDNRQLSSDNSNKDKTLAQQVRVNSYLRRDVSTRDATIEQRNTLCAELKTKTKQLCKTVDGLKTEVTDLKTEVTDLKTEVTDLKTENTDLKTENTDLKTEVTDLKTENTQKDSTISELQTDNTHLQTENTQKDSTISELQTDNTHLQTENTQKDSTISELQTENTQKDSKIKNLNSETKNLKKDNILLYQKLEETTEICEQKDRQLRIQKIKVDDLQYQMSETGDRIARLEKVNEDKCDEINRLIGNNDEQAEHIRSQNNTIDDLRHRLQEQESINRDLYSQIAELRQLVLAQIGAAEE; via the exons ATGgcgttatttttcatttgtatcaAAATGGCTTCCAATG gtAACTACATAGTTTGTGACTCGTATGATAGAACAGTGGAGAAAACCAGATTGGTTAGAAATGTGATAACAGAATTCACAG GAAATCCTCCTAAAGATTACCAGCACATCCACGGTGTAAAGACGGTAATAGAGAATTATCCACATCCAAATGTTCACAGTCTACCTTCAAGTCACACAATACCAGTAGGACCTGGAGATGTTTGGGAGAAAATGACTG ATTGGGATCAGTTAACTGCAGcagaacaaaattcaaataaagacTTCCTTTTAGAAAGATTTGCTGTTGATGATTTAGAATTAGCATACGATGAGTTCTATCCCAAATATG GAAAGCTTCCAACAGTCCATGATTACAGAGTATTTATCCTGAACTGGGAAGGTAGGCGACACAAGAAAAGGTCTTTAG CACAAATGAAGCAAGATCTAGAGACAAAGGACGACAATATTCATCAGTTATCTAACCGTGAAAGTAATCTACGTTTAGCTTTAGATCATACTGTCATGCACAGTGTTAACCAACAGGGTcagataaacaatttacttAGTGATAATGAGTCACTTCATGATGAGAATAGTGTGTTAACAACCCAGAGGAATCAGCTGAGTAATGATGTTCGGGACTTACGAGATGATAATAGGCAGCTTAGTAGTGATAATAGTAATAAGGACAAAACATTAGCTCAACAAGTTAGAGTAAATTCATATCTGAGGAGAGATGTGTCAACAAGAGATGCAACCATTGAACAGAGAAATACACTATGTGCTGAacttaaaactaaaactaaacaATTATGTAAAACTGTTGATGGACTGAAAACAGAAGTTACAGATCTGAAAACAGAAGTTACAGATCTGAAAACAGAAGTTACAGatctgaaaacagaaaatacagatctgaaaacagaaaatacagATCTGAAAACAGAAGTTACAGatctgaaaacagaaaatacacAGAAAGATAGCACTATTTCAGAATTACAGACAGACAATACACACTtacagacagaaaatacacagAAAGATAGCACTATTTCAGAATTACAGACAGACAATACACACTtacagacagaaaatacacagAAAGATAGCACTATTTCAGAATtacagacagaaaatacacagAAAGATAgcaaaattaagaatttaaattcTGAAACAAAGAATTTGAagaaagacaatattttattgtatcagAAGTTAGAAGAAACAACAGAAATCTGTGAACAAAAGGACAGGCAGTTAAGaattcaaaaaattaaagtggATGATTTGCAATACCAAATGTCTGAAACCGGTGACAGAATTGCTAGGTTAGAAAAAGTGAATGAGGACAAATGTGATGAAATAAATAGACTAATAGGTAATAATGATGAGCAGGCTGAACATATCAGGTCACAGAACAACACCATTGATGATCTGAGACATCGGTTACAGGAGCAAGAGAGTATCAACAGAGATCTGTACTCACAGATTGCTGAACTCAGGCAGCT aGTTTTAGCACAAATAGGGGCAGCAGAAGAATAA
- the LOC134723808 gene encoding paramyosin-like isoform X2: MALFFICIKMASNGNYIVCDSYDRTVEKTRLVRNVITEFTGNPPKDYQHIHGVKTVIENYPHPNVHSLPSSHTIPVGPGDVWEKMTDWDQLTAAEQNSNKDFLLERFAVDDLELAYDEFYPKYGKLPTVHDYRVFILNWEAQMKQDLETKDDNIHQLSNRESNLRLALDHTVMHSVNQQGQINNLLSDNESLHDENSVLTTQRNQLSNDVRDLRDDNRQLSSDNSNKDKTLAQQVRVNSYLRRDVSTRDATIEQRNTLCAELKTKTKQLCKTVDGLKTEVTDLKTEVTDLKTEVTDLKTENTDLKTENTDLKTEVTDLKTENTQKDSTISELQTDNTHLQTENTQKDSTISELQTDNTHLQTENTQKDSTISELQTENTQKDSKIKNLNSETKNLKKDNILLYQKLEETTEICEQKDRQLRIQKIKVDDLQYQMSETGDRIARLEKVNEDKCDEINRLIGNNDEQAEHIRSQNNTIDDLRHRLQEQESINRDLYSQIAELRQLVLAQIGAAEE; the protein is encoded by the exons ATGgcgttatttttcatttgtatcaAAATGGCTTCCAATG gtAACTACATAGTTTGTGACTCGTATGATAGAACAGTGGAGAAAACCAGATTGGTTAGAAATGTGATAACAGAATTCACAG GAAATCCTCCTAAAGATTACCAGCACATCCACGGTGTAAAGACGGTAATAGAGAATTATCCACATCCAAATGTTCACAGTCTACCTTCAAGTCACACAATACCAGTAGGACCTGGAGATGTTTGGGAGAAAATGACTG ATTGGGATCAGTTAACTGCAGcagaacaaaattcaaataaagacTTCCTTTTAGAAAGATTTGCTGTTGATGATTTAGAATTAGCATACGATGAGTTCTATCCCAAATATG GAAAGCTTCCAACAGTCCATGATTACAGAGTATTTATCCTGAACTGGGAAG CACAAATGAAGCAAGATCTAGAGACAAAGGACGACAATATTCATCAGTTATCTAACCGTGAAAGTAATCTACGTTTAGCTTTAGATCATACTGTCATGCACAGTGTTAACCAACAGGGTcagataaacaatttacttAGTGATAATGAGTCACTTCATGATGAGAATAGTGTGTTAACAACCCAGAGGAATCAGCTGAGTAATGATGTTCGGGACTTACGAGATGATAATAGGCAGCTTAGTAGTGATAATAGTAATAAGGACAAAACATTAGCTCAACAAGTTAGAGTAAATTCATATCTGAGGAGAGATGTGTCAACAAGAGATGCAACCATTGAACAGAGAAATACACTATGTGCTGAacttaaaactaaaactaaacaATTATGTAAAACTGTTGATGGACTGAAAACAGAAGTTACAGATCTGAAAACAGAAGTTACAGATCTGAAAACAGAAGTTACAGatctgaaaacagaaaatacagatctgaaaacagaaaatacagATCTGAAAACAGAAGTTACAGatctgaaaacagaaaatacacAGAAAGATAGCACTATTTCAGAATTACAGACAGACAATACACACTtacagacagaaaatacacagAAAGATAGCACTATTTCAGAATTACAGACAGACAATACACACTtacagacagaaaatacacagAAAGATAGCACTATTTCAGAATtacagacagaaaatacacagAAAGATAgcaaaattaagaatttaaattcTGAAACAAAGAATTTGAagaaagacaatattttattgtatcagAAGTTAGAAGAAACAACAGAAATCTGTGAACAAAAGGACAGGCAGTTAAGaattcaaaaaattaaagtggATGATTTGCAATACCAAATGTCTGAAACCGGTGACAGAATTGCTAGGTTAGAAAAAGTGAATGAGGACAAATGTGATGAAATAAATAGACTAATAGGTAATAATGATGAGCAGGCTGAACATATCAGGTCACAGAACAACACCATTGATGATCTGAGACATCGGTTACAGGAGCAAGAGAGTATCAACAGAGATCTGTACTCACAGATTGCTGAACTCAGGCAGCT aGTTTTAGCACAAATAGGGGCAGCAGAAGAATAA